A single Hippocampus zosterae strain Florida chromosome 1, ASM2543408v3, whole genome shotgun sequence DNA region contains:
- the bmp15 gene encoding bone morphogenetic protein 15 isoform X1 yields MRGQRRFPRVLLLSLALALLTLPPSRVAAGSKMSPGRGGRRRDAEARGAHHRPLTDEQKADQNLQFMLSLYRSAAGPGGRPKQPRKFGSNTVRLLRPSASSVHYLPASRGEEHNHHYTFSVQYHVDVLPSEQLIRASFVHLRSSSSAALPSPRCHARVTWPGEESLLTTMEPHQRWTEADVGARALRVEEEGGRLTLTAQYWCTEQERAEEGGDLPRRWRGEPHLEAPSLLLYLEEERDGQDWMMGHLPTGNGEDLMRRLSRWHPFLRRRRSSASSPPDPSATPAPASVLANIPAAAKTKTATPKNRCKLHSFRLSFDELDWRHYIAPPVYNPRFCQGDCPRVLTYGYHSPNHAIIQTIINELGVGDVPPPSCVPYKYMPMSVLEVHKKKVEYKELEDMVAESCTCR; encoded by the exons ATGCGCGGCCAGCGCCGCTTCCCGCGCGTCCTGCTTTTGTCCTTAGCTCTGGCCCTCCTCACACTCCCGCCGTCTAGGGTTGCGGCCGGCTCCAAAATGTCTCCCGGtcgcggcggccgccgccgggaCGCCGAGGCTCGAGGCGCTCACCACCGGCCGCTGACCGACGAACAGAAGGCCGACCAGAACCTGCAGTTTATGTTGAGTTTGTACCGCAGCGCGGCGGGACCGGGCGGTAGACCCAAACAACCCCGGAAGTTCGGCTCTAACACGGTGCGCCTGCTCAGACCTTCCGCGTCGTCGGTGCACTACCTGCCGGCGTCCAGAGGTGAGGAACACA ACCACCATTACACCTTCAGCGTCCAGTACCACGTGGACGTACTTCCTTCGGAGCAGCTGATCCGAGCATCCTTTGTGCACCTTCGATCTTCGTCTTCCGCCGCCCTCCCGTCGCCCCGCTGCCACGCCCGGGTCACGTGGCCGGGCGAGGAGAGCCTGCTCACCACCATGGAGCCCCACCAGCGCTGGACGGAGGCGGACGTTGGTGCTCGCGCGCTCCGGGtcgaggaggaggggggacgCTTGACACTCACCGCCCAGTATTGGTGCACGGAGCAGGAGCGTGCCGAAGAGGGCGGAGACCTGCCTCGCCGGTGGCGAGGGGAACCCCATCTGGAAGCTCCTTCGCTTCTTTTGTACCTGGAAGAGGAGCGGGACGGTCAGGACTGGATGATGGGGCACCTGCCGACAGGCAACGGGGAAGATCTCATGAGGAGGTTGAGCCGCTGGCACCCCTTCCTCCGTCGCCGCCGCAGCTCGGCGAGCTCACCGCCGGATCCTTCGGCCACTCCCGCCCCCGCCTCAGTCCTCGCCAACATTCCTGCCGCGGCAAAAACCAAAACGGCGACGCCCAAGAACCGCTGCAAGCTGCACTCTTTCCGCCTGTCCTTTGATGAGCTGGACTGGCGTCACTACATTGCGCCGCCCGTCTACAACCCGCGCTTCTGCCAGGGCGACTGCCCGCGTGTGCTGACCTATGGCTACCACTCGCCCAATCACGCCATCATCCAGACCATCATCAATGAGCTGGGGGTGGGCGACGTCCCGCCCCCCTCCTGCGTACCCTACAAGTACATGCCGATGAGCGTGCTGGAGGTACACAAGAAGAAGGTGGAGTACAAGGAACTGGAGGACATGGTGGCCGAGTCGTGCACATGCCGCTAA
- the bmp15 gene encoding bone morphogenetic protein 15 isoform X2, whose amino-acid sequence MRGQRRFPRVLLLSLALALLTLPPSRVAAGSKMSPGRGGRRRDAEARGAHHRPLTDEQKADQNLQFMLSLYRSAAGPGGRPKQPRKFGSNTVRLLRPSASSVHYLPASRDHHYTFSVQYHVDVLPSEQLIRASFVHLRSSSSAALPSPRCHARVTWPGEESLLTTMEPHQRWTEADVGARALRVEEEGGRLTLTAQYWCTEQERAEEGGDLPRRWRGEPHLEAPSLLLYLEEERDGQDWMMGHLPTGNGEDLMRRLSRWHPFLRRRRSSASSPPDPSATPAPASVLANIPAAAKTKTATPKNRCKLHSFRLSFDELDWRHYIAPPVYNPRFCQGDCPRVLTYGYHSPNHAIIQTIINELGVGDVPPPSCVPYKYMPMSVLEVHKKKVEYKELEDMVAESCTCR is encoded by the exons ATGCGCGGCCAGCGCCGCTTCCCGCGCGTCCTGCTTTTGTCCTTAGCTCTGGCCCTCCTCACACTCCCGCCGTCTAGGGTTGCGGCCGGCTCCAAAATGTCTCCCGGtcgcggcggccgccgccgggaCGCCGAGGCTCGAGGCGCTCACCACCGGCCGCTGACCGACGAACAGAAGGCCGACCAGAACCTGCAGTTTATGTTGAGTTTGTACCGCAGCGCGGCGGGACCGGGCGGTAGACCCAAACAACCCCGGAAGTTCGGCTCTAACACGGTGCGCCTGCTCAGACCTTCCGCGTCGTCGGTGCACTACCTGCCGGCGTCCAGAG ACCACCATTACACCTTCAGCGTCCAGTACCACGTGGACGTACTTCCTTCGGAGCAGCTGATCCGAGCATCCTTTGTGCACCTTCGATCTTCGTCTTCCGCCGCCCTCCCGTCGCCCCGCTGCCACGCCCGGGTCACGTGGCCGGGCGAGGAGAGCCTGCTCACCACCATGGAGCCCCACCAGCGCTGGACGGAGGCGGACGTTGGTGCTCGCGCGCTCCGGGtcgaggaggaggggggacgCTTGACACTCACCGCCCAGTATTGGTGCACGGAGCAGGAGCGTGCCGAAGAGGGCGGAGACCTGCCTCGCCGGTGGCGAGGGGAACCCCATCTGGAAGCTCCTTCGCTTCTTTTGTACCTGGAAGAGGAGCGGGACGGTCAGGACTGGATGATGGGGCACCTGCCGACAGGCAACGGGGAAGATCTCATGAGGAGGTTGAGCCGCTGGCACCCCTTCCTCCGTCGCCGCCGCAGCTCGGCGAGCTCACCGCCGGATCCTTCGGCCACTCCCGCCCCCGCCTCAGTCCTCGCCAACATTCCTGCCGCGGCAAAAACCAAAACGGCGACGCCCAAGAACCGCTGCAAGCTGCACTCTTTCCGCCTGTCCTTTGATGAGCTGGACTGGCGTCACTACATTGCGCCGCCCGTCTACAACCCGCGCTTCTGCCAGGGCGACTGCCCGCGTGTGCTGACCTATGGCTACCACTCGCCCAATCACGCCATCATCCAGACCATCATCAATGAGCTGGGGGTGGGCGACGTCCCGCCCCCCTCCTGCGTACCCTACAAGTACATGCCGATGAGCGTGCTGGAGGTACACAAGAAGAAGGTGGAGTACAAGGAACTGGAGGACATGGTGGCCGAGTCGTGCACATGCCGCTAA